Proteins encoded within one genomic window of Nitrospira sp.:
- a CDS encoding DUF4926 domain-containing protein, with amino-acid sequence MRFKELDTVVLTHDVPENSLKEGDLGAIVHLHADRETVEVEFVTAEGRTIAVLTLRHEDIRSIGDREILHVRDYSVALG; translated from the coding sequence ATGCGATTCAAGGAGCTCGATACGGTCGTGTTAACGCACGACGTGCCGGAAAACAGTCTGAAGGAGGGAGACCTTGGCGCCATCGTCCACCTCCACGCCGACAGGGAGACCGTCGAAGTCGAATTCGTGACGGCCGAGGGGAGAACGATCGCGGTGTTAACCCTCAGACATGAAGACATCCGTTCGATCGGCGACAGAGAAATTCTCCACGTGAGAGACTACTCGGTGGCACTCGGCTAA
- the gspE gene encoding type II secretion system protein GspE: MPRVHRPLLGRILGEKFNLLDSKLEEALAYQHEKGGLLGEVLLHLRLLREEQVLEALAQQFEMSWMPQLDTTQVDHELIKKIPIAFCRRYRVLPLRYEAGAILTASTDPLETVALDDLRLLLGKPIKPILTSSVALLACLNRAYDEIANPAGAEQVMEDIAANQSLDQLAHELDEPQDLLDATDEAPIIRLVNSVLFQAVRQRASDIHFESFERGLVVRYRIDGVLYPVLTPPKHLQASIIARLKIMAGLNIAEKRLPQDGRFAIRTSGKDVDLRVSVLPTSHGERVVLRLLEKENRLLNLSEMGFSKERLAVIHQLIQLAHGIILVTGPTGSGKTTTLYAALSHINAPDKNIITVEDPVEYQLLGIGQMQVNPKINLSFAAGLRSILRQDPDVIMIGEIRDRETAEIAIHASLTGHLVFSTLHTNDAASAATRLIDMGIEPFLVASSVVAVLAQRLLRRICPDCKRPYAPSVEELSRLDVAPGSTVTLYRGAGCAACSQTGYRGRIGIFELMVLNDDIRRLIGGKADSTAIKHAAITNGMVTLKQEGAERVLQGQTTLEEVMRITQQEIDVD; this comes from the coding sequence ATTCCTCGCGTTCATCGCCCTCTCTTGGGACGTATTCTCGGGGAAAAGTTCAATCTCTTGGACTCAAAGCTCGAGGAGGCCTTAGCCTACCAGCACGAAAAAGGCGGCCTACTGGGAGAAGTGCTGCTACATCTGCGCCTCCTGAGGGAAGAGCAGGTGCTCGAGGCGCTCGCCCAACAATTTGAGATGTCCTGGATGCCTCAGCTCGACACCACCCAGGTGGATCACGAGCTGATTAAGAAGATCCCCATCGCGTTTTGTCGACGCTATCGAGTCTTGCCGCTTCGATATGAAGCAGGGGCCATTCTGACCGCATCGACCGATCCTCTGGAAACCGTCGCGCTGGACGATCTTCGATTACTGTTGGGCAAACCGATTAAACCGATCTTGACCAGCAGCGTCGCGCTGCTGGCCTGCTTGAACCGAGCCTACGACGAAATCGCCAACCCGGCCGGCGCGGAACAAGTGATGGAAGACATCGCAGCCAACCAGAGTCTCGACCAACTCGCGCATGAACTTGATGAGCCGCAAGACTTGCTGGATGCCACCGACGAAGCGCCGATCATTCGATTAGTCAACTCGGTGCTGTTTCAAGCGGTTCGACAACGGGCGAGCGACATCCATTTCGAATCATTCGAACGAGGGTTGGTGGTGCGATATCGCATCGACGGCGTGCTCTACCCGGTCCTTACACCGCCCAAACATTTGCAAGCCAGCATTATCGCGCGCCTCAAAATCATGGCCGGCCTCAACATTGCCGAGAAGCGCTTGCCGCAAGACGGCCGGTTCGCCATCCGAACCTCCGGGAAAGACGTCGATCTTCGAGTCTCGGTCTTACCCACCTCGCACGGCGAGCGGGTCGTCTTGCGATTACTGGAGAAGGAAAATCGTCTGCTGAACCTCTCGGAAATGGGCTTCTCGAAGGAGCGACTGGCCGTGATCCATCAGCTGATCCAACTGGCGCACGGAATTATTCTCGTGACCGGCCCCACGGGAAGCGGAAAAACCACAACCCTGTATGCCGCCTTGAGCCACATCAATGCGCCAGACAAGAACATCATCACGGTTGAAGATCCCGTGGAATACCAGCTGCTCGGCATCGGACAGATGCAAGTGAACCCCAAGATCAACTTGTCGTTTGCCGCCGGACTGCGCTCAATTCTCCGGCAAGACCCTGATGTCATCATGATCGGCGAGATTCGAGACCGCGAAACGGCGGAGATCGCTATTCATGCCTCCCTCACCGGACACCTGGTATTTTCCACTCTGCATACGAATGATGCGGCGAGCGCCGCCACCCGTCTGATCGATATGGGGATCGAACCGTTTCTGGTCGCCTCGTCGGTCGTGGCGGTCCTGGCCCAACGCCTGCTGAGAAGAATTTGTCCGGACTGCAAGCGTCCCTACGCGCCAAGCGTGGAAGAACTCAGTCGCTTGGACGTCGCGCCTGGGTCCACCGTGACCCTCTATCGAGGAGCCGGGTGTGCCGCCTGTTCCCAAACTGGCTATCGCGGGCGCATTGGAATTTTCGAGCTCATGGTGCTCAACGACGACATCCGGCGGCTTATCGGCGGCAAAGCCGACTCGACAGCCATCAAACACGCCGCGATCACGAACGGCATGGTGACGTTGAAACAGGAGGGTGCCGAACGCGTCCTCCAAGGCCAGACCACGCTGGAAGAAGTCATGCGGATCACGCAACAGGAAATCGACGTCGACTAA
- a CDS encoding type II toxin-antitoxin system RelE/ParE family toxin yields the protein MNDQVLRRADEAILKLAENPRPHGARKLSGVPLYRIRVGSFRIVYEVNDAQHLVTVVTIGHRREVYRK from the coding sequence CTGAATGATCAAGTACTTCGTCGGGCAGATGAGGCCATCCTAAAGTTAGCCGAAAACCCACGGCCACATGGCGCAAGGAAACTCAGTGGTGTGCCGTTGTACCGCATACGAGTAGGGTCCTTTCGAATTGTGTATGAGGTGAATGACGCCCAGCATCTGGTGACCGTTGTGACTATCGGTCACCGTCGGGAAGTCTACAGAAAATGA
- a CDS encoding GDP-L-fucose synthase, translated as MTAFWKDKRVVVTGGAGFLGSFVVEQLRAKGCQQIVIPRSQDYDLVQMDAVKQLYSDAKPDLIIHLAARVGGIGANQANPGRFFYDNLMMGTQLIEVGRQRGLKKFVATGTICAYPKFAPIPFKEDDIWNGYPEETNAPYGLAKKMMLVQSQAYRQQYGFNSIVLFPVNLYGLRDNFDLETSHVIPALIRKCVAAKDAGQTSMTLWGDGSSSREFLYVEDAAEGILLAAEQYDGNLPINLGTGEEITIRDLAGLIANEVGFTGTIQWDTTKPNGQPRRCLDVSRAKQLFGFQAQHGLREGLKKTVRWFQTNRHAIREVHF; from the coding sequence ATGACTGCATTCTGGAAAGATAAACGTGTTGTCGTGACCGGCGGTGCTGGGTTTCTCGGTTCGTTCGTCGTTGAGCAGTTGCGCGCGAAAGGCTGTCAGCAGATCGTCATTCCACGAAGCCAGGATTACGATCTGGTGCAGATGGACGCGGTGAAGCAATTGTATAGCGACGCGAAGCCTGATCTGATCATCCATTTAGCAGCCCGTGTCGGTGGGATTGGGGCCAATCAAGCCAATCCAGGACGGTTCTTCTACGATAACTTGATGATGGGCACCCAGCTGATCGAGGTCGGCCGCCAACGGGGACTGAAGAAGTTTGTGGCTACCGGGACCATTTGTGCCTACCCCAAGTTCGCTCCAATCCCATTTAAAGAGGACGATATCTGGAACGGGTACCCAGAGGAAACGAATGCCCCGTACGGATTGGCAAAGAAAATGATGTTGGTGCAGTCCCAGGCCTATCGGCAACAATATGGGTTCAACTCCATCGTGCTTTTTCCTGTGAATCTGTACGGGCTGCGCGATAACTTCGATTTAGAAACCTCTCACGTCATTCCAGCCCTTATCCGGAAATGCGTGGCGGCCAAGGACGCAGGACAGACTTCGATGACGCTCTGGGGAGATGGGTCGTCGAGCCGGGAGTTTTTGTATGTCGAGGATGCGGCCGAGGGTATTCTACTTGCGGCCGAACAATATGATGGAAATCTACCGATCAACTTAGGAACCGGTGAAGAAATTACGATTCGAGACCTAGCCGGATTGATTGCAAACGAAGTGGGATTCACCGGAACAATTCAATGGGATACCACGAAACCGAACGGCCAACCGCGACGCTGTCTGGATGTCAGTCGAGCCAAGCAGCTCTTTGGATTTCAAGCTCAACATGGCCTACGCGAAGGGCTAAAAAAAACGGTCCGATGGTTTCAGACCAACCGTCACGCGATCCGGGAAGTGCATTTTTAG
- a CDS encoding DUF2442 domain-containing protein: protein MNTAAKIVDPRVMTVEVTDDEIVAHLVDGRTISVPLVWSWRLSEATQEQRQHWEILGDGQGVHWPDIDEDISVEGMLHGAPAHRPRTSTGHAA from the coding sequence ATGAACACTGCGGCGAAGATCGTTGACCCTCGCGTCATGACCGTTGAAGTCACCGACGATGAGATCGTTGCGCATTTGGTGGATGGACGGACGATCAGCGTACCGTTGGTCTGGTCATGGCGCTTATCGGAAGCAACCCAGGAGCAGCGACAACATTGGGAAATTCTTGGCGACGGTCAAGGGGTTCATTGGCCTGATATCGACGAAGATATCAGCGTTGAGGGCATGCTGCACGGAGCTCCGGCTCATCGTCCCAGAACATCCACAGGACACGCGGCCTAA
- a CDS encoding AbrB family transcriptional regulator, giving the protein MPKDIQKRINLEPGDRPDLLIYEGGRFLVPPATVDVSELVGMLERLARAVTVTEMNQAIHKRGGYL; this is encoded by the coding sequence ATGCCCAAAGACATCCAGAAGCGAATCAACTTGGAACCAGGAGATCGTCCCGATCTTCTCATCTATGAGGGTGGTCGATTCCTTGTACCGCCGGCGACTGTCGATGTATCGGAACTTGTCGGGATGCTCGAACGGCTTGCAAGGGCTGTCACGGTCACAGAGATGAATCAAGCCATTCACAAGCGAGGGGGGTACTTGTGA
- a CDS encoding UDP-N-acetylglucosamine 2-epimerase (non-hydrolyzing) — translation MKRIDIIAGARPNFMKIAPIIDALKAAEKRGGPLRYRLIHTGQHYDRAMSGSFFEELGIPDPDINLEVGSGTQAEQTAGIMVAYEKVLLKDKSDVCLVVGDVTSTMACSIAARKLGVPVAHVEGGIRSGDWTMPEEINRVVTDSITNWFFTTSDTANENLRRAGITDDRIFFVGNTMIDTLLKQMPRLRPPVCWDSLKLEQGKYFVITLHRPANVDGEQQLLRLLHAIADGTRGLPVIFPVHPRTAKNLRDAGNTLPSMHYVDPLSYLEFNYLVKHAKGVITDSGGITEETTVLGVPCLTLRDNTERPETITIGTNELIGTDPNKLPPALTRLMAGQWKKGAIPPKWDGKAAERIVEQLEKLLFAA, via the coding sequence GTGAAGCGTATTGATATCATTGCCGGAGCCAGGCCCAACTTCATGAAGATCGCCCCGATTATTGATGCCCTGAAGGCAGCGGAGAAGCGGGGAGGGCCGCTGCGCTATCGCCTCATCCATACGGGGCAACACTACGACCGGGCCATGTCCGGGAGCTTCTTTGAGGAACTCGGCATTCCCGATCCGGACATCAACCTAGAAGTGGGGTCGGGTACTCAGGCTGAGCAAACCGCCGGCATCATGGTCGCCTATGAAAAGGTCTTACTAAAGGACAAGAGCGATGTGTGCCTGGTGGTCGGCGACGTCACCTCGACCATGGCCTGCTCGATCGCGGCCCGTAAACTTGGAGTGCCTGTGGCCCACGTTGAAGGCGGCATCCGCTCCGGCGATTGGACCATGCCGGAGGAAATCAACCGCGTCGTCACCGATTCCATCACCAACTGGTTCTTCACCACCAGCGACACGGCCAACGAGAATCTCCGCCGCGCAGGAATCACCGACGATCGCATCTTCTTCGTCGGCAATACCATGATCGATACCCTCTTGAAGCAGATGCCCCGGCTGCGGCCGCCGGTTTGTTGGGACTCGCTCAAACTGGAGCAGGGTAAGTATTTTGTCATCACCCTGCATCGTCCGGCGAATGTGGATGGGGAGCAACAACTCCTTCGACTCCTGCACGCCATTGCGGATGGAACAAGAGGTCTACCGGTCATCTTTCCGGTCCACCCCAGGACGGCTAAGAATTTGAGAGATGCGGGGAACACGCTCCCATCAATGCACTACGTTGACCCCTTGAGCTATCTTGAATTCAATTATCTCGTCAAACATGCCAAAGGCGTGATCACCGATTCGGGGGGGATTACCGAGGAAACGACGGTGCTTGGTGTGCCCTGTCTCACGTTGCGTGATAACACCGAACGCCCTGAGACTATCACTATCGGCACCAACGAACTGATTGGGACTGATCCAAACAAGCTTCCACCAGCACTCACGCGACTGATGGCCGGGCAGTGGAAGAAAGGCGCGATCCCACCGAAGTGGGATGGCAAGGCCGCGGAACGGATTGTGGAGCAGTTGGAGAAACTGCTGTTCGCAGCGTGA
- a CDS encoding DUF2283 domain-containing protein: protein MKLSDVPKYHVAYLRLHEKTFQVTTMKVSDEMNIDLAPDGTVYGIELLNAKEQLADDHGALIVESEGQRREIPLTA from the coding sequence ATGAAACTCAGCGATGTTCCGAAATACCACGTCGCGTATCTGCGCCTGCACGAAAAGACGTTCCAGGTCACGACCATGAAAGTCAGCGACGAGATGAACATCGACCTCGCGCCGGATGGGACCGTCTACGGTATTGAATTGTTGAACGCCAAGGAGCAATTGGCCGACGACCATGGCGCCCTGATCGTAGAATCGGAAGGACAACGCCGTGAAATTCCGCTGACGGCATAA
- the gmd gene encoding GDP-mannose 4,6-dehydratase codes for MKKALITGITGQDGSYLAEFLLEKGYDVYGIIRRSSSFNTGRIDPIYEDPHVPHRRLHLVYGDLNDASSLNRILRTVQPDEIYNLGAQSHVRVSFDIPEYTGEITGLGTIRLLEAIRESGLKPKFYQASSSEMFGKVLEVPQKETTPFYPRSPYGAAKVYAYWITVNYREAYNLFACNGILFNHESPRRGETFVTRKITKAAARIKLGTQQDLFLGNLDAKRDWGYAGDYVEAMWMMLQAPTAEDYVIATGETHTVKEMLELAFDRLQLDWTKHVKIDAAYYRPTEVDLLIGDASKAKQQLGWQPKVRFEELITMMVDADLASEKEKLDGTRKRN; via the coding sequence GTGAAGAAAGCCTTGATTACCGGGATTACGGGCCAAGATGGGTCGTATCTTGCTGAGTTCTTGCTTGAGAAGGGCTACGACGTCTACGGCATCATCCGCCGGTCCAGCTCCTTCAACACGGGTCGCATTGATCCCATCTATGAAGATCCGCATGTCCCGCATCGGCGCCTGCACTTGGTCTATGGCGACCTGAACGACGCGAGTTCCCTCAATCGGATCCTGCGAACCGTCCAGCCGGATGAAATCTACAATCTCGGGGCCCAGAGCCATGTGCGGGTCAGCTTCGATATTCCTGAATATACGGGAGAAATCACCGGATTGGGCACCATCCGCCTGCTGGAGGCGATTCGCGAGTCAGGATTGAAACCCAAGTTTTATCAAGCCTCGTCCAGTGAAATGTTCGGCAAAGTCCTGGAGGTGCCCCAGAAGGAAACGACGCCGTTCTACCCCAGGAGTCCCTACGGGGCCGCCAAGGTGTATGCGTACTGGATTACGGTGAACTATCGGGAGGCGTACAATCTCTTTGCCTGCAATGGCATCCTGTTCAATCATGAATCGCCGCGGCGGGGAGAAACCTTCGTGACGCGGAAAATTACGAAAGCGGCGGCACGGATCAAGCTCGGGACCCAACAAGATTTGTTTTTGGGCAACCTCGATGCGAAACGCGACTGGGGATATGCCGGCGACTATGTCGAAGCCATGTGGATGATGTTGCAGGCGCCGACGGCGGAGGATTATGTCATTGCCACGGGGGAGACCCATACAGTCAAGGAAATGTTGGAGCTGGCATTCGATCGTCTGCAACTGGACTGGACTAAACATGTGAAGATCGATGCCGCGTACTACCGACCAACCGAGGTTGACCTACTCATCGGCGATGCCAGTAAGGCCAAGCAACAGTTGGGGTGGCAGCCGAAAGTTCGGTTCGAAGAACTGATTACCATGATGGTGGACGCGGATTTGGCGTCGGAAAAAGAGAAATTGGATGGAACCAGGAAACGAAACTAG
- a CDS encoding DUF4160 domain-containing protein encodes MPTVKNIDGPYRVFFYSFDCHEPKHVHVQREKATCKFWLEPIALSMNRGFSPKELNTIRRLVETNMLRIMEAWHEHCGEDR; translated from the coding sequence ATGCCCACGGTAAAGAATATAGACGGCCCCTACCGTGTATTTTTCTATAGTTTTGACTGCCATGAACCAAAGCATGTCCATGTTCAAAGAGAAAAGGCGACGTGCAAGTTTTGGCTGGAACCGATTGCCTTAAGTATGAACAGAGGGTTTTCGCCAAAAGAACTGAATACCATTCGACGACTTGTTGAAACGAATATGCTGCGAATCATGGAGGCATGGCATGAACACTGCGGCGAAGATCGTTGA